The genomic segment ATAAATCAGTCTTTGCTAAATCTGAGGACATGCATCGAGATACTTCGAGAAAACCAAATGTGTGGCACAAACAAGGTATGTGCTGCCAAACTGAAGATGGACTCGGATTGCATTTCCTGATAAAATATGTAGGTAATGGACATTTTTCTCTTACAGATGGTCCCCTATCGAGACTCCAAAATAACCCACCTGTTTAAAAACTACTTCGATGGAGAGGGGAAAGTtagaatggttgtctgtgtcaaTCCCAAGACTGATGACTATGAGGAAACCTTGGTAACTTCACCCCGCCTTCttactttgtgtctttttaattaccccctttctttttttcttcttttttttttcctgacataTAACACATGCTCTGTTTGTGCAGCTGGTTATGCGGTTTGCAGAGATGACCCAAGAAGTGGAAGTGGCCAGGCCAGTGGACAGACCAATCTGTGGCTTTACTCCAGGCCGTCGTCATAGAAACCAGGCATTCAAAGACGAGCTGTCTCGCAGATTGGAAGAACGTGGTGGCCCCATAGATCCTGGTATGTGTGTGAAACACCCTGTTAATCAAATGATTAGCCTAATTGTAAGAACACTCAACCTTTTAACAAGAGCAACACCAAGTGTATAATAAGGGGTTTTCCACTTCTGCTAATTGTTGTTATATTCACTAATCACACTGGACACATTTTTGTGTGCTTCTAAATTTAGATGAAACCAAGGTTGGATGGCATTACCGtgacctccagtaacactgaggAATCTTGGGAGTAATTTTTGACCAGAATATGTCCTTttttgcacatattaaacaaatatgtaggactggtTTCTTGGATTTGTGCAATAGCTCTAAAATCAAAGAGattagttcatgcatttatgacTATGACTCTTGTAATTCATTATCTACTTGTCCCAAaagctccctgaaaagccttcagttgatccagaaCTCTGCAGCGAGAGTGCCAACAGCATCTCAGAAGAGGgtgcatttgtttttgtggaaccagctcccagtttgaatTTGAGACACcctctttctgcttttaagattaggcttaaaactttcttaTAGTTTGGTGTGGATCAGATGACCATAAACCGTCCCTTAATTATGCTGCTtggttatgctgcaataggcctaggctgctgtAGACTTCCCATTATGCACTCAGCAATCTTCTTCACTtacctcttttcactctcttccacagcacatCTTTTATGCTGTCTCCCTCCACTCATTCCTATTCCTATTAAATGGaagttttcctttccactgtcatcAGTTGCTTGTGAATTGTGTCTTAAACAATCAGAAATGTCAGGATAATGTATCATTTTTCTAAAATTACAACAATGATTTAGATGATACTTCAAAATATGAGCCCAAATTAGATGGCTGCACAGTGGCAAGTCTTGCTTTTAGAAGGGCTTTTCATTTTATCATCTCAAGGAGAATTGTAGttgggggtggctgtagctcagggggAAGAGCAGACCATCTGCTAATCGGAATGCTGGTGATTCGAACCCTGGCTGCTTCAGTAtccatgccaaatatccttgggcaataTACGAACCCCACTCTGCtaatgcatccattggagtatgcTTGTGTGTGACTGTTAGATAGAAAACCATTGCATAGAAATTAATGTGTTTGAATGGGTgaataaagcgctttgagtccTCATAGTACAAAACCGCTATATAAGAAACAGTCCATTTACCGTGGTTAAATTTAGCAACATTTAATGTATTATTCAGCCTTGTATTCACACTTTTAGATAACTCTGACAACTTACTATGTGTAaaggtttaatttgattttaatttgaaGATGAGTAAATGCATATAATTACAGTTTATTTTCCAAGAAGTTCTTTGGaaacaaaacatgcaaattAACAGACAAGCTAAACTCTTGCAAACATAATTTCCATCAAAATTAAACAGAATTAATCTGAACTACTTCTGTGTCAGTGTTTTAACAGTGGGGTATTGTGTATGATGATTATTAAAAAGTACACAATTGCTTTAAGGACATGTGATTCTTTGTCTTCTGTAGACATGCCTGCTGCTGCAAACCCTCTGATCCTCAGTCTCCCATCTCTACCCTCCTGCGAGCTGACTGACCCACACGATGACATCACCCTGCCCAGGTTGATTGAAGCCCTGAAGAACAGGCAGAGAGTCAAGCAGATGCTGATTGAAGACTGCAGTAAAACAGGTGTctgttctctttctttctttctttctttctttctttctttcttttttagctcACCTGATACTTTTGGGCTTTGAAGGATCAGTTTTGgaatacttttctttctcttgGCTCACATTTCTCTTGATGTTATTTCAGCCAACATGATCAAGTCTGTGCTTCAGGAACTGGATACCGGCCTAATTTCCAAAGACAACTTTATTCAGGAACAAAACGGCAAACTGTTAGAGAAAGACAGAATCATCCAAGGCAACAAAGCAGAGATTGAACGTTTAGAGAAGAAATCAAAGATGCAAGAACACAAGGTGGGAGACTAATCCATTCACGCTGCAGATTTGAAGGttgtcacttttttcttttcttatgtcTCACATGTCTCTGTTTCAGATTGACATCCTGCAGAAAACAACTAAAATCTTTGAAGATGACAAGCGCTCGCTGCAGCATGAGCTGGGAACCAGAGAGCAgaggctgcagagggagctgtcAGAGAAGAGACGCATGGAGCAGCGCCTGCATGGCGTGATCTCGGACACCCAGTTCAAGTGGGAGAAAGAATGTGTGAGTttcaaatatcttttttttttccccccttttattCAACAATATATAGATTTTTCAATAAAGaccacaaacaaaaaagagaccTACTTTGGTAGTAAGATCTAAATTTTACACACATTTCAGTTTTGCAAACAGCCCTTGTTGGtcattgttttagtttttatagtGGAAGCTAATTTGTCTTATTCACGCAACTTGGATAATATTGCATTTGAACATTTTGCAATATCCTCACTGTGCAGGAGAGACGTGTTAATGCACTGCAGCTTGAGATGCAAAATAAGCTGTGGGTGAAAGACGAAAAGCTGAAGCAGCTCAAGGCCATCGTGACAGAGAGCAAGACTCCAGGTCGCCCTGAACCTCCACCCCGTCAGACGCAGCCACAGCCACAGCCACAGCCTCTACCACAGCATCAGCCCCGTTCTCAGCGACCCTCCAAAGAGGACCGCCTACCACCAAAGAGATCAGCCTCACCCTCACCTGTCCCTGTATGTTGTGCTTAAAAACCTTAATGATGAATGTTTTTAAGGGAGTTGAATGGTATTCTGCTGCACTCGTCTCTCTTAATCTACTAACATCACTAATCCCAGTGCCACAGCAGCAGGCAGGTTATCACAAACACCTCATGCATATGATCATGTAGTCCTTCAGCAGTTAACTACCACTGTGAAACTGAGGAAATTACATTTCTGGTGAATGTGTAAAAGAGTTATTTTGATGCTGTAGATTTCTCAGTAGGTTAGTCTAAATTGATTGGTCTGAATCTATAGTTTGAAAAATCAAAGATAATAAATTTACAACAAAtaagtaaaactgtaaaatgaatTAAGTTGCAGATAAATTTGCATCAACTCACAGATCATTTTAGCTCAGCTTTGGTAAATATACATTTCAGTGTTCATGTTTTTCACCGGTTCTTTGTACCTTATGTAGTGTACTTTACTTAGGTACATAAAGTGGTTGCTGTATTTGATTACATTAGACTGTAAATGTGTCCCGTTCCTATAACATCTCATTTTTGCATGTCTAACTGTGACCGTTTAGTCTTTCCATTTCACTCTCCAGTGCCCAGTCGATTCCCCTCACGTCAGTCCAAAGCCAGAGTCACAGTCAGGCAGTGCTGCTAGCGATGAGGAGGATGAGATGAACCCAAGGCCCGTCTGCCCCGTCCCCAGCAGAAGTACCTTTTTGTCTGTGGCTAGATCTGCACGTGAGGAGCAGGCAGCTCAGGACAGCATGCAGGATTACAGTTCCCCTAGTACACCCACAAGAACACTCACAAGACCCCAGGCTTCAACGGGCACTTCGGTCAGCCTGGCCAGGAGGAGAGCTGTGTGCTTGAGCAGAGTGGATGAGAGAGACTGCTTCCCTTCCCCTTCGTTTCATGTAGACCTAATTGAAAGAAGTTACAGGGTCAGTGAGTTAGCTAAAGGCAGCAGCATGAGGTTGTGACGTGTCAGGACTTTGGTTCCTACAAGTTTAGGGTGTGGGGTATCCCGCCCCCCCAAAATGTATAAGTTTCATGATTTCTTTCGTCAAGCTTCATAATGCTTTGTCaagttctgtgtttttgttcacgTTTTCCCATTGATCTGTTCAGACGACAACACCAGTACGCCCGCTGCACCGTCGTTCCCGCTCTGCTGGTGGGGAGAAGTGGGTGGACCACAAGCCATCGTCAAGCATGGACTTGGGCACAGTTTTGCAGCCGGTCATCCCCAACGCCATCCAGGTGTCGGCACCCAGCGAGAAGGCTCTGTCCAAGTGTGACAGATACGTGCTAACGCACCAAGAAGTTGCCTCCGACGGCGAGATACAGACCAAACTTATAAAGGTCAAGTATGCAGCACAGCATATTACTGACATTCAGAATGATATATTTGGTTGCACTTCCTTACTCACGCAGACATTACATTTATATTAGCAAGTTTTCAGCAAACCAGCAGCATATTTGCCAACTTGAGTTTGAGTCAGTTTGGTTTTGTAGCTGTTTGTTTGACACTTTGCTCGAATAAGTTTGTCAGTTTTAAGAAGTGAATTTAAATAATTGCATGATTGTAGTAGTGTGCATGCTTATCCTTAGAAAGGAAACTCTTGTGATGGTTAAATTACTGATGACAAGAAGGGCTTCGCActgtattaaatattaaataataacaaagttATCTAATGGTGgttctctttgttttgtttttttttcctttagggCGAGGTCATCAAAACAAGAGGAGGCGGGCAAGCTGTCCAGTTCACTGACATTGAGACACTGAAACAGGAGCTCACTACAGTCCCAAGGTAATAACTTGTAACCTTAACCGAATGTTTAACAAAGGGCTTGTAcaggtgcttgaaatccttaaacgcttgaattttaatattgtcttttcaaggtttgaaaagtggTTAAATTTCAGATGTGTTGCTTGAAACTGCTTGTAACTGCAtttcattcaccacaaataactatCGGAAcagttttcttattttcttaaaatgaGTTGCAATgtgtaaaagcaaaatttctCTGCCTTGCACCTCTGCATGTCAATCTGTTTCAATGTGTGTATTAATAATTTATAATATTACAGACAGCATGTAGTTAAACATCTTACAGTTAGTTTTATtgggaataaataaaaaaaaacctatttTTTTGTGTCATATAGGAAATGAGCATCAATATCTGATGAGAAGACTTATTAAATTGGGCTTACAAGTTGATTTATTCACATTTGTACATCTtaatttttaagtgaaatgtgcGTTTTGAGTTTATACACTTTATGTATGTCTGTCTGTATGTCTGTCTGTATGTCTGTCTGTATGTCAAACTTTtccttttgcagtatttttgtgtAGTACGTTTTTCTATGTTTTAACAAAAGGGGAACAAAGGCATTTAAACTTGGTGGTTGGTGTTATTATTTCCATTCTTGAATGTTATAAGTATATTTCACTCTGTAATAACAGGATAACATAAAACTGGGGTTTGCTTTCTGTGCTGGCCTTGTTCTAGAGTCTGTCTTTGACTGAGATCAACTTGACAGCTCAGTTGAGGAAAGACGTCCCTTATTCTATGTAATTCATAACAGCAGGACACAGCATCGGACATTTTGATTATCATATTTCACTACTGTTGTCAGTTTTGaatccagtttaaaaaaataataataatattgttaataattttacataCATTACCTAACGTGCTTCCTGAGTCTTACATTTTCTTAAGTTGTTAAATATGATTCCAAACTGCTGAAGATGTACTCTTGTTTTTACATATTGTTCTCTAAAGGCGGAAGAGAAAGTCTTCAGAAGGCATGTCAGCCAGTGGAGATGGAGCTTTGACTGATGTGGAGACGAGGGTAAGCTGATTTAAAAAATTCTCCTTCTAGTATCAGAATCGAGGCTGAGCTATTCAGAGCACTTGTAAACAGATTTAGGTCCTAATTTTGTCCCTCTTCTCAGTGCTCTGTGGCTGTGGAGATGAGGGCTGGATCAAACATGGGACCTGGATATGAGCATCATGCAGTCACCAAGTAAGCTGTCAACTTTCTGCCTCTGAGTAAAGTGTTGTTTTCACTAGAATACATAACTACAGATTCTGATTTACTCGGTTTTCTTTTACAGGCGCAGAAAACCCTAAAAGCTCCTGACAGATCAACAGTGACCACTCCCCTTTATCCTCACCTGGCTGTTGTGCAATAGTCTGAcctctgtttttatatttagttCTAGTGATGATATTTAAATGCTTTCcatctttttatataaatatgcaGAAGAGTGTATACATAGGTCACCAAAGCTTGTTGTGTAAAATAACTATCTATTTACTCAGATATATGCATCTTTAGTTACTGTGGCTCTACAgctaaaaaaaattctgtttgcACATATGTTACTCTGCACACGAGTTATTATAAAcctccacagtaatgaattttGTCTCCTGCATACAATTTGTCTGATTTTGGTGAATTAAACTGAGCTTCAAGTTTGGAAAAAGTGTATTTGTCTACATTTTACACCTTTATCACTTTtcttcactgaaaaaaaatgcaatagtGTGGTTGTTGAATTTGCATATAAGGATTTCACATATCCAGGTTGATTAATTTCAATTTTCCATCTAAACATAATTTAGTCTTTTAATGTTCACATATTAATGATGTTCAGTCTATTAGATTAGAGCATATGTTCCGCTGCCCCTTAGGTGCTATAAATGCCAAAGATATGGACACATCAGTTTGCAAATGGGAAAACAGGTGCCCCAAGTGTGGAGGTGAACACAGATATGAGGAATGTGGGGATAGTGTACAGGATAAATGCAGTAACTGTGGGGGGGGGGCAGCAAGGGGTAAGTTATGGGGTTGTGAAGTCAGAAGCCCATGGAGGTCAAACAAGGTAAAGTAGCTCACAACGTAAGTTACACAGAGGCTGTCAAGAGGGAACAGAAGGCAAAGGACGAAATAGGAAAGGTTCAACCGATGTCAACATCAGATTTAGTACAGACACATGGAACTCGTACAGGACTGACAGTGGAGAAGATGATTTTGTTTATTGCCGATGTTATAAATTGCATAGATCAAgtgagacacaaaacacagaaaaataaaataattgtgaAAGGAGCAGAGAGATTTTTTGGCATTAAAGATATATCTTGGGAAAATCTCAATAAAAGACTTGGAAGAGAGGGGTGGGTATGATTATCTTACAGTGGAACGCCAGAAGTTTGATTACAAATGGACAAGGGTTCAAAGAATTCatcaaaaaatgcaaaaagaaacCAGAAATAATCTGTATTCAGGAGACCTGGCTTAAACCTACTTTGGATTTTGTTATTAAAGGTTATGATGGTGTCTGAAGAGATAGAAAAGAGGGTAATGGAGGAGGATGTGTAACATTTGTAAAGCAAGGAACCCAATATAGAGTCCTAGCTATGGGAACACAGAATATTTTGTAATGAAAATCTGGCCAAGAAATGGCAGCATCAGAGTGGTCGATGTTTTGAATCCAGGTAACAAACTGTTATCAGTAGAGGAACTTTGCACATATTTAAGTGGAAAAGTAATTTGGTGTGGGGACTTTAATGCACACAGCACATTATGGGGTAATTGTAATGATCAGAATGGGGCAGTGATTGAGGGATTGATagagataataaaaaaaaattatgtgtGTCTGAATGATGGAAGTGGTACAAGAGTGAATGTTAGAACAGGTGCAGAATCAGCAAGTGACATTACATTAGTGTCAGACTCACTGGCAGGTATTCGTTCATGGCAGGTAATAAAAAAGACAACAGTAGGCAGTGACCATTATCCTATAATGACTGAGATAGAGCTGAGTGTAGAGAAACATAATATAGGGGGTGTGCAGAAGTGGTGTTTCAGTAATACAGATTGGGATACATTTAGATTAGTTAGTGAAATGCAAAAGATTGATATGAATGTCGGGGTTGGTGATTTAAATTATCCTATTTATAAGGCAGTTTTAGAGGCAGCAAACTGGGTGATAAAGAGGAAAGAAGGGAAAAGAAGATTGTATGTTGTTGGACAAAGGAGTGTGATAAAGTGGTTAAATAAAGCTTTCAAGTTATTAAAGAGGAATCGCAGTGTTCAGAATTTCATTGAATATAAAAAATTACAAGCTAAGCTAAGAAccattaaaaatgcaaagaggGACTTCTGGAGGAGTTTTAGTAATTCAGTAGGGAGGGagacaaaaaatacacaatgttTGGTCAATGATTAGAAGGATGAATGGTATAAAAAGGGAGCATGGATATCCAATCTTGAGAGATGGAAAGGCAACAGCAGTAAAAGATGAGGAAAAGGCAAAACCTTTGTTAAAATCCATAGTTCAGGCAATGTTAGTGAAGAAGGGCAAAGTGGAAGAGAAAAGACAACCATAAGGATTTACTGAAACAAGTAGAAGATACAGCTGGTTTATTAAATATTACTTTTACAAAGTCAGAATTGAATCGAGTTCTTCGGAAATCCAAATTATAAGCACCGGAAAAAGATCAGGTTTACTATATCATGACAAACCATCTTAGTGAGTCAGCTAAAGATCTTTTGTTAGAGTTATATAACAGAGTTTGGGGTGGTGGGAAACTGCTGCAAAGCCAGAAGGAGGCAGTGGTTGTGCCCATAGGTAAACCAAGAAAGGATGATAAAAATCCAGGAAATTACAGACCTATAGCTTTAATATCTAATGTCTGTAAAATAAATGTGCAGTTGATAAGACAAATACAATGTTATTTTTACAAGGAAAAGAGTTGGTGAGGAAGTCAAGCTAAAGTTATATGGTGAAGAGTTAGATATAAGGGTAACATGGGCTGTACACATTCAGAGAATAGTGGATAAATGCAAAAAGGTATTAAATATAATGAGATGTTTAGTTGGGGTGGACTCGGGAGTGGATAGGAAGTCTTTGAGGGCCATACACACTGGGTTGATTAGATCAGTGTTAGATTATGGATGTATAGCATATAATTTAGTGGCTGACACAAGTCTTTTAAAGTTAGACTTCAGTCAGTATCAGGCACTAAGACTCTGCACAGGTGCTTTTAAAACAACCCCAACAGCAGCTTTACAGGTAGAGATGGGTGAGATGCCACTAGGAATCAGAAGAAAACAGCTAACACTCAGTTACTGGGCAAATCTACAGGGACATGGACAGGATCACCCACAGAAGAGGTACTGAAACCTTGCTGGGAGAAAGTGCATTTAGTTTAAACTCGCATTCGAGTATTATAATTATGTACAAATATATACAGATGCATCAAAGAATACAGCCAGTCAAACCAGTGTAGCATTTGTTGATCCGCAGTTTAAAGTCAAAATAGGGAAATGGACCAATGATGGACTGTCGGTATACACTGGAGAAATGCTCACAATTCTGTTAGCTGTTCAGTGGATAGAAGACATGAGGCC from the Oreochromis niloticus isolate F11D_XX linkage group LG7, O_niloticus_UMD_NMBU, whole genome shotgun sequence genome contains:
- the kif23 gene encoding kinesin-like protein KIF23 isoform X1; this encodes MTRHLKGKTPRRPPPKKPSSNQTDPVGVYCRVRPLGAEDEECCIEVISSTTIQMHTPEGFKTNRNGEYKETQYSFKKVFGVSVSQMELFEHVAKPLVDDLIHGKNGLLFTYGVTGSGKTFTMTGSPGQGGLLPRSLDMIFNSIGPYQAKRYVFKTDEKNGMEIQTEVDALLERQRRDNNFSVPKTPSTRLKADPEIADMIKPEEASKLDGVDDDSSYSIFVSYVEIYNNYIYDLLEETQEDAIKPKWNGGGTPVRQNTELIPPQSKILREDQNHIMYVAGCLEVEVKSAEEAFQVFWRGQKKRKVANTRLNRESSRSHSVFIIKLAQAPLDADGDNVLQDKNQISVSQLCLVDLAGSERTGRTGAEGTRIREAGNINQSLLNLRTCIEILRENQMCGTNKMVPYRDSKITHLFKNYFDGEGKVRMVVCVNPKTDDYEETLLVMRFAEMTQEVEVARPVDRPICGFTPGRRHRNQAFKDELSRRLEERGGPIDPDMPAAANPLILSLPSLPSCELTDPHDDITLPRLIEALKNRQRVKQMLIEDCSKTANMIKSVLQELDTGLISKDNFIQEQNGKLLEKDRIIQGNKAEIERLEKKSKMQEHKIDILQKTTKIFEDDKRSLQHELGTREQRLQRELSEKRRMEQRLHGVISDTQFKWEKECERRVNALQLEMQNKLWVKDEKLKQLKAIVTESKTPGRPEPPPRQTQPQPQPQPLPQHQPRSQRPSKEDRLPPKRSASPSPVPSFHFTLQCPVDSPHVSPKPESQSGSAASDEEDEMNPRPVCPVPSRSTFLSVARSAREEQAAQDSMQDYSSPSTPTRTLTRPQASTGTSVSLARRRAVCLSRVDERDCFPSPSFHVDLIERSYRTTTPVRPLHRRSRSAGGEKWVDHKPSSSMDLGTVLQPVIPNAIQVSAPSEKALSKCDRYVLTHQEVASDGEIQTKLIKGEVIKTRGGGQAVQFTDIETLKQELTTVPRRKRKSSEGMSASGDGALTDVETRCSVAVEMRAGSNMGPGYEHHAVTKRRKP